The Deinococcus roseus genome has a window encoding:
- a CDS encoding aldo/keto reductase, with the protein MHKRILGKTSLEVTEIGYGAWGIGQSMWIGAQDDESLNALRRYVELGGNFIDTALGYGNGHSEELVGQIVREFPHVLVATKIPPRNMIWPAPKGIPASDAYPAEHVIACTEQSLKNLGLPHIDVQQFHVWDDSWTDQGDWLEAIEHLKREGKIRHFGVSINDHQADNAVKLIESGQVESVQVIYNVFDQSPQDRLLDACLEHNVGVIVRVALDEGGLTGKITPETSFPEGDWRHRYFGGNRKAELQGRLQQIEQDLGISTAQLPETALRFVLSHKAVSTVIVGMRSVTNVERNVVLADGQGLPAEQVQKLYGHRWDRNWYQPATE; encoded by the coding sequence ATGCACAAGAGAATTCTGGGAAAAACCAGCCTGGAGGTCACTGAAATTGGATACGGGGCCTGGGGCATTGGACAGAGCATGTGGATCGGGGCACAGGACGACGAGAGCCTGAACGCCCTGCGGCGTTATGTGGAACTGGGCGGCAACTTCATTGACACGGCCCTGGGCTACGGAAACGGGCACAGTGAGGAACTGGTCGGGCAGATCGTGCGGGAGTTTCCCCATGTGCTGGTCGCCACCAAGATTCCCCCCAGGAACATGATCTGGCCTGCACCAAAAGGCATTCCTGCCAGCGATGCTTACCCTGCAGAGCACGTGATTGCCTGCACCGAGCAGAGCCTGAAAAACCTGGGGCTCCCCCACATTGATGTGCAGCAGTTCCACGTCTGGGACGACAGCTGGACCGATCAGGGGGACTGGCTGGAGGCCATTGAGCACCTCAAGAGAGAAGGCAAAATCCGCCATTTTGGGGTGAGCATCAACGACCATCAGGCCGACAATGCCGTGAAACTGATCGAGTCTGGTCAGGTGGAGAGCGTGCAGGTGATTTACAACGTTTTCGACCAGAGCCCCCAGGACCGTCTGCTGGACGCCTGCCTTGAGCACAACGTGGGTGTGATTGTGCGGGTGGCCCTGGATGAGGGGGGACTCACCGGCAAAATCACCCCTGAAACCAGCTTCCCTGAAGGGGACTGGCGTCACCGTTACTTTGGAGGCAACCGCAAAGCGGAGCTGCAGGGCCGTTTGCAGCAGATTGAGCAGGATCTGGGCATCTCCACAGCGCAGCTTCCCGAAACCGCTTTGCGTTTTGTGCTGTCCCACAAGGCTGTGTCTACCGTGATCGTGGGCATGCGCAGTGTGACCAATGTGGAGCGCAATGTGGTGCTGGCAGATGGTCAGGGCCTCCCCGCAGAACAGGTGCAAAAGCTTTACGGGCACCGCTGGGACCGCAACTGGTACCAGCCCGCCACCGAATAA
- a CDS encoding alpha/beta fold hydrolase, which yields MNTPRTLTLKQGPLQYLDTGQGEAILFLHGAMLSARLWRKVIPQLQGQYRCIAPTLPIGGHALPMHPEADLSPHGVVQIIVDFMDHLGLKVVTLVGNDTGGALVQFLMNRIPDRISRVVLTNCDCFEVFPPKVFEYLVHACKVPFFVDMMAMNLRIPALRNLPFMLGGMSVRPVEIMEEYLQPLFDQKGVRRDLGKLFVGIQKKHTLEAAQKLPHFKKPVLVAWGKKDRMFAPRLAERLTGALPNSQLIWLQDSKTLVPEDQPAELANLIELFLQGKPLHQGSVPSGRIENRQSQA from the coding sequence ATGAACACACCCAGAACCCTCACCCTGAAACAGGGACCCCTGCAGTACCTGGACACCGGCCAGGGCGAAGCCATTCTGTTTTTGCACGGGGCCATGCTCAGTGCACGCCTGTGGCGCAAGGTGATTCCGCAATTGCAGGGCCAGTACCGCTGCATTGCCCCCACCCTGCCCATCGGAGGACATGCCCTCCCCATGCACCCAGAGGCAGACCTCAGCCCACACGGGGTGGTGCAGATCATTGTGGATTTCATGGACCATCTGGGCCTGAAAGTGGTGACCCTGGTGGGCAATGACACCGGAGGGGCGCTGGTCCAGTTCCTGATGAACCGGATTCCAGACAGGATTTCCCGCGTGGTGCTCACCAATTGTGATTGCTTTGAGGTGTTTCCGCCTAAGGTTTTTGAGTATCTGGTGCATGCCTGCAAGGTGCCTTTCTTTGTGGACATGATGGCCATGAACCTGCGCATTCCTGCACTGCGCAATTTGCCTTTCATGCTCGGAGGCATGAGCGTGCGGCCCGTGGAGATCATGGAAGAGTACCTGCAACCCCTGTTTGATCAGAAAGGCGTTCGGCGGGACCTGGGCAAACTCTTTGTGGGCATTCAGAAAAAACACACCCTGGAGGCCGCACAGAAACTTCCGCACTTCAAAAAACCTGTGCTGGTGGCCTGGGGCAAAAAAGACCGCATGTTTGCTCCCCGTCTGGCAGAGCGTCTGACCGGGGCGCTGCCCAACAGCCAGCTCATCTGGTTGCAGGACAGCAAAACCCTGGTCCCAGAAGATCAGCCTGCAGAGCTGGCGAACCTGATTGAGCTCTTTCTGCAGGGCAAGCCCCTGCATCAGGGATCGGTTCCATCGGGAAGAATCGAAAACCGCCAGAGTCAGGCATGA
- a CDS encoding 3-hydroxybutyrate dehydrogenase: MSNPIALVTGGTSGIGLGIVRRLKQDGLTVAALDLDSDHNRQVADEEQVLFIAADLSKRAHCKQAIERIEARLGGLDVLVNNAGFQHISPIADFPEDTWDTMLHVMLTAPFLLSRYAWELLGRSGQGRIINIASVHGQVASPFKSAYISAKHGLIGFTRTAALEGAATGITVNAICPAYVRTPLVDRQLEAQAQTRNIPIEEVIAKVMLEPAAIKKLLEPEDVAALVSYVASKSAWGMTGSVLNLDLGWTAR; encoded by the coding sequence ATGTCAAACCCCATCGCACTGGTCACTGGTGGCACCAGTGGCATCGGACTGGGCATTGTTCGCCGCCTGAAACAGGACGGCCTGACGGTGGCTGCCCTGGACCTGGACTCCGACCACAACCGTCAGGTTGCAGATGAAGAACAGGTGCTGTTCATTGCTGCAGATCTGTCGAAGCGTGCCCATTGCAAGCAGGCCATTGAACGCATCGAAGCCAGGCTGGGTGGGCTGGATGTGCTGGTCAACAACGCTGGTTTTCAACACATCAGCCCCATTGCAGACTTCCCGGAGGACACCTGGGACACCATGCTGCACGTGATGCTGACGGCTCCTTTCTTGCTGTCCCGCTACGCCTGGGAGCTGCTGGGACGCTCTGGTCAGGGGCGCATCATCAACATTGCCTCGGTGCATGGTCAGGTGGCGAGTCCATTCAAGAGTGCCTACATCAGTGCCAAGCACGGCCTGATCGGGTTCACACGCACCGCTGCACTGGAAGGGGCGGCAACAGGCATCACCGTGAATGCCATTTGTCCTGCCTACGTGAGGACCCCCCTGGTGGACCGGCAACTTGAAGCGCAGGCCCAGACCCGCAACATTCCCATCGAGGAGGTCATTGCAAAGGTCATGCTGGAACCTGCCGCCATCAAAAAGCTGCTGGAACCTGAAGATGTGGCAGCACTGGTGTCTTATGTTGCCTCTAAATCGGCCTGGGGCATGACTGGATCGGTGCTGAACCTGGACCTCGGCTGGACTGCAAGGTAA
- a CDS encoding FAD-binding oxidoreductase, whose amino-acid sequence MTTPMTTPMTPDAIAYLISQFDGQVLLPHSEGFEAASRIWNAAEQQTPALIVRPITSESVALALRFALGQGLAVAVRSGSHSPAGFGSIRDGLVIDTSSLRAFEVDADTRRVVLGAGWTWGEVANQLHPYNLAITAGDTGSVGVAGLAQGGGIGWMARKYGLNVDQLLSVEIVTASGELLRASATENSELFWGIKGAGTNFGIITRLEYQAHEGGMIYGGVVFYSGLEAEHVLSEYARLSFLAPAELTSQTFILAAPPAPFVPAEAVGKPVVGIVACYSGDVEIGEQVFKPFRELGTPVADLSGVMPYPALFSLMAEAEQKGLFHTVRSGFLKDLPEDFIPALARTCVQEMAPTQLVQLRVLGGKMAQLPASSAAFAHRDKKYLLMVSHMGQSQDQLPQLWFETERVWSALEQYTSGLYPNFASSRDSQKVQEAFSQSTLDRLAALKAHLDPENFFSRNLNVVPAAKAKVER is encoded by the coding sequence ATGACCACCCCCATGACCACCCCCATGACCCCCGATGCCATCGCTTACCTGATTTCCCAGTTTGACGGACAGGTGCTGCTTCCCCACTCAGAAGGTTTTGAAGCCGCCAGTCGCATCTGGAATGCAGCCGAACAACAAACCCCAGCCCTGATTGTGCGCCCCATCACCAGTGAAAGCGTGGCACTTGCCCTGCGTTTTGCTCTGGGACAGGGTCTTGCGGTGGCCGTGCGCAGTGGCAGCCACAGCCCTGCAGGATTTGGCAGCATCCGGGATGGCCTGGTCATCGACACTTCCAGCCTGAGGGCTTTTGAAGTGGATGCAGACACCCGTCGGGTGGTGCTGGGTGCAGGCTGGACCTGGGGAGAAGTGGCAAACCAGCTTCATCCTTACAACCTCGCCATCACTGCAGGAGACACGGGCAGTGTGGGTGTGGCCGGACTGGCCCAGGGTGGAGGCATCGGCTGGATGGCCCGCAAATACGGTCTGAATGTGGACCAGCTTCTCTCCGTGGAAATCGTCACGGCCAGCGGAGAACTGCTGCGCGCCTCTGCCACCGAAAACAGCGAGCTGTTCTGGGGCATCAAAGGGGCAGGCACCAACTTCGGAATCATCACCCGACTGGAATACCAGGCCCACGAGGGCGGCATGATTTACGGCGGTGTGGTCTTCTATTCTGGTCTGGAAGCCGAGCACGTTCTGAGCGAATATGCCCGACTGTCCTTCCTGGCCCCTGCAGAACTGACCTCCCAGACCTTCATTCTGGCTGCTCCTCCTGCGCCTTTCGTGCCTGCTGAAGCTGTGGGCAAACCCGTGGTGGGCATCGTGGCCTGCTACAGCGGAGATGTGGAAATCGGAGAGCAGGTGTTCAAACCCTTCCGTGAACTGGGTACCCCGGTTGCAGACCTCTCAGGCGTGATGCCTTACCCTGCCCTGTTTTCCCTGATGGCAGAAGCAGAACAAAAGGGGCTCTTTCACACCGTTCGTTCTGGATTTCTGAAGGACCTCCCAGAGGATTTCATTCCTGCCCTTGCCCGGACCTGTGTTCAGGAGATGGCCCCCACCCAGCTGGTGCAATTGCGGGTGCTGGGAGGCAAAATGGCCCAGCTGCCTGCCAGCAGCGCAGCTTTCGCCCACCGGGACAAGAAATACCTGCTGATGGTGTCCCACATGGGTCAGAGCCAGGACCAGCTTCCCCAGTTGTGGTTTGAAACCGAACGTGTCTGGAGTGCCCTTGAGCAGTACACCTCTGGCCTGTACCCCAACTTTGCCAGCAGTCGGGACAGCCAAAAGGTGCAAGAAGCCTTCAGCCAGAGCACCCTGGACCGCCTGGCAGCCCTGAAAGCCCATCTGGATCCAGAGAACTTCTTTTCCAGGAACCTGAATGTGGTTCCAGCAGCAAAGGCCAAAGTCGAACGGTAA